The Rhodobacteraceae bacterium M382 genome window below encodes:
- the galU gene encoding UTP--glucose-1-phosphate uridylyltransferase GalU, whose protein sequence is MSRKVTKAIFPVAGMGTRFLPATKSVPKEIMTLVDRPLVQYAIDEARAAGIKEFIFVTSRGKGALEDYFDTSPVLEQELRKKGKDELLETLKATNMESGAIAYLRQHRALGLGHAVWCARRLIANEPFAVILPDDVIAAETPCLQQMVEAYEETGGNMVAAMEVPPEKASAYGVLDVKEDMGSIVSVNGMVEKPKAEEAPSNLAVIGRYILSPSVLSNLNKIKSGAGGEIQLTDAIAADIDAGTSVYGYRFRGQRFDCGSKAGFLQATVAFALARDDLRDDLMQYLGGIMQTSRAAE, encoded by the coding sequence ATGTCTAGAAAAGTCACCAAGGCAATCTTCCCCGTTGCGGGGATGGGGACGCGGTTTTTGCCTGCGACCAAATCGGTTCCAAAAGAGATCATGACGCTGGTGGATCGCCCGCTGGTTCAATACGCGATTGACGAAGCGCGGGCGGCTGGGATCAAGGAATTCATCTTTGTGACGTCGCGCGGCAAGGGGGCGTTGGAGGATTACTTTGATACCTCTCCTGTTCTGGAGCAGGAATTGCGCAAGAAGGGCAAGGACGAGCTTCTGGAGACGCTCAAGGCGACCAATATGGAAAGCGGTGCCATCGCCTATTTGCGTCAGCACCGGGCATTGGGTCTGGGGCATGCGGTCTGGTGCGCGCGGCGGCTGATCGCCAATGAACCTTTTGCCGTGATTTTGCCGGATGATGTCATTGCGGCCGAAACCCCCTGTCTGCAGCAGATGGTGGAGGCCTACGAAGAAACCGGCGGCAACATGGTTGCGGCGATGGAAGTCCCGCCGGAAAAGGCCAGCGCCTATGGGGTGCTGGACGTCAAGGAGGACATGGGGTCGATCGTGTCGGTCAATGGGATGGTCGAGAAACCCAAGGCCGAAGAGGCCCCGTCGAACCTGGCGGTCATCGGGCGCTATATCCTCAGCCCCAGCGTGCTGAGCAACCTGAACAAGATCAAATCCGGTGCCGGCGGGGAAATCCAGCTGACCGATGCGATCGCCGCCGATATCGACGCGGGCACGTCGGTGTATGGCTACCGCTTCCGCGGGCAGCGGTTTGACTGCGGCTCCAAGGCCGGCTTCCTGCAGGCCACCGTCGCCTTCGCCCTCGCGCGGGACGACCTCAGAGACGATCTCATGCAGTATCTCGGTGGAATCATGCAGACGTCGCGCGCTGCAGAATAA
- a CDS encoding replication initiator protein A, with translation MTVAGGKGADLLPDRMRQSDFFVCDIFDAIPKNDLASMEHPLFSLATRPDRRILEYEHNRVQITVTPSVKGLATIHDKDILIFCISQLMGALNAGRQVSRTLHLKAHDLLVATNRETSGDAYRRLREAFERLAGTRITTNIATGETETTTGFGLIESWEIVRKSPTSAKGGGRMVSVAVTLSDWLFRAVLSKSVLTLSRDYFRLRKPLERRIYELARKHCGRQPGWTVSVETLLKKSGSASPRRVFRKMLRDMIEAGHLPDYDMREEPGDLIRFTPRGGLVEGDARPPTLSEAARDEARRLMPGVDVHALEADWRGVWARSGAPRLRKPDAAFLGWVRKRSAP, from the coding sequence ATGACCGTGGCAGGCGGGAAGGGTGCAGACCTTTTGCCGGACCGAATGCGACAGAGCGATTTTTTCGTCTGCGATATTTTTGATGCCATCCCCAAGAACGATCTGGCGAGCATGGAGCATCCGCTGTTTTCGCTGGCCACCCGACCGGATCGCCGCATTCTGGAGTATGAGCACAACAGGGTGCAGATCACGGTGACACCATCGGTCAAGGGATTGGCGACGATCCATGACAAGGACATCCTGATCTTTTGCATCTCGCAGCTGATGGGGGCGCTGAACGCGGGCCGCCAGGTCAGCCGGACGCTGCACCTCAAGGCGCATGATCTGCTGGTCGCCACCAACCGCGAAACCAGCGGGGACGCCTATCGCCGTCTGCGCGAGGCCTTTGAGCGGCTGGCCGGCACCCGGATCACCACCAATATCGCCACCGGAGAGACCGAGACCACCACCGGGTTTGGTCTGATCGAAAGCTGGGAGATCGTGCGCAAGTCCCCCACATCGGCCAAGGGTGGCGGGCGAATGGTCAGCGTGGCGGTGACGCTGTCGGACTGGCTGTTCCGGGCGGTGCTGTCGAAATCGGTGCTGACGCTCAGCCGGGATTATTTCCGTCTGCGCAAACCGCTGGAGCGGCGCATCTATGAACTGGCGCGCAAACATTGTGGCCGTCAGCCGGGGTGGACGGTGTCCGTCGAAACGCTGTTGAAGAAATCCGGATCTGCCAGCCCCCGACGGGTGTTCCGCAAGATGCTGCGCGACATGATCGAGGCGGGGCATCTGCCCGATTACGACATGCGCGAAGAGCCCGGCGATCTGATCCGCTTTACGCCGCGCGGAGGGCTGGTCGAAGGCGATGCCCGCCCGCCAACCCTGTCCGAGGCCGCCCGTGACGAGGCCCGCCGCCTGATGCCCGGTGTCGATGTCCATGCGCTGGAGGCGGATTGGCGCGGGGTCTGGGCGCGTTCGGGCGCACCGCGCCTGCGCAAGCCGGATGCGGCCTTTTTGGGGTGGGTGCGCAAACGCAGCGCGCCGTAA
- a CDS encoding AAA family ATPase: MAKDSTALPPYFNIDPDAAMAELELPTETGGFAAIAEACARGRVDLASRGLDEDGRKQLRLFSTWEITRYLIPVAQAHFRRVLKQNPDLPQGRSETEGGAKWFTLDEVLRLRAHFGAQGSKAKNYLPYRPPGQPAKMVAVANFKGGVGKTSTAAHLAMSAALDGYRVLVIDLDSQGSMTSIFGGKVDDEWQTAFPLLARHYGEYLRLDNQRRLDRGDPPQPLDDNLAAALEMTAGDVIQSTHWPNIDLIGAQLNLYWAEFQIPVWRMQARGWKLWDALTDRLEADGVLDQYDLVFIDTPPALGYLTINGLAAADILLVPMGASFLEFDSTGRFFDMLHSTFASIEDGENVAARALGRPEMGFEWDAVRTVITRYDGAQQGELSALMQAYLGKTLSPHRQDFTALIGQAGEQVNGIYEADYRDFNRETYARGRETFDATYAAFKRLLLGIWRRAELDSRQAAE; the protein is encoded by the coding sequence ATGGCCAAGGACAGCACAGCCCTGCCCCCCTATTTCAACATCGACCCAGACGCCGCGATGGCGGAGCTGGAGTTACCCACAGAGACAGGCGGCTTTGCGGCCATCGCCGAGGCCTGTGCCCGGGGTCGGGTGGATCTGGCCAGCCGCGGTCTTGACGAAGATGGCCGCAAACAGCTGCGCCTGTTTTCGACCTGGGAAATCACCCGCTATCTGATCCCCGTCGCCCAGGCCCATTTCCGTCGGGTGCTGAAACAGAACCCCGACCTGCCCCAGGGCCGCAGCGAAACCGAAGGCGGCGCCAAATGGTTCACCCTCGACGAGGTGCTGCGCCTGCGCGCGCATTTTGGGGCACAGGGATCCAAAGCCAAGAACTACCTGCCCTATCGTCCCCCCGGACAGCCCGCCAAGATGGTTGCCGTGGCCAATTTCAAGGGCGGCGTGGGCAAAACCAGCACCGCGGCGCATCTGGCGATGTCGGCGGCGCTTGATGGGTATCGCGTGCTGGTGATTGATCTCGACAGCCAGGGCTCGATGACCTCGATCTTTGGCGGCAAGGTCGATGATGAATGGCAGACGGCCTTTCCGCTGCTGGCGCGCCACTATGGCGAATATCTGCGCCTCGACAATCAGCGCCGCCTGGACCGGGGCGACCCGCCCCAGCCGCTGGACGACAACCTGGCGGCGGCGCTGGAGATGACGGCCGGGGATGTGATCCAATCCACCCATTGGCCGAACATCGACCTGATTGGTGCCCAGCTGAACCTGTATTGGGCCGAATTCCAGATTCCGGTCTGGCGGATGCAGGCGCGCGGCTGGAAGCTGTGGGACGCGCTCACCGACCGGCTGGAGGCGGATGGGGTGCTGGATCAGTATGACCTGGTGTTCATCGATACCCCGCCTGCGCTTGGCTATCTGACCATCAATGGTCTGGCGGCGGCGGATATTCTGCTGGTGCCCATGGGGGCCTCGTTTCTTGAATTCGATTCCACGGGGCGGTTCTTTGACATGCTGCATTCCACATTCGCCAGCATCGAAGACGGCGAAAATGTTGCGGCCCGCGCCCTCGGCCGCCCCGAGATGGGGTTCGAATGGGATGCGGTGCGCACCGTGATCACCCGGTATGACGGCGCCCAACAGGGCGAACTTTCGGCTCTGATGCAGGCCTATCTGGGCAAGACGCTGTCACCGCACCGGCAGGATTTCACCGCGCTGATCGGCCAGGCCGGAGAACAGGTCAATGGCATCTACGAGGCCGATTATCGTGATTTCAACCGCGAAACCTATGCGCGTGGGCGCGAGACATTCGACGCCACCTATGCCGCGTTCAAACGGTTGCTGCTGGGCATTTGGCGTCGCGCCGAACTCGACTCCCGGCAGGCCGCAGAATAA
- a CDS encoding ParB N-terminal domain-containing protein: MAKRKRLTPARNDFLGGSPSGPVDGMRAPETKSMPLGAAPIAQVAGEASAAAALEEVSQALASARAEGRMIELLPLDVIDERYLVRDRLEQDEEEMTALMDSLRARGQQMPVEVERLSDPAGGRTHGLISGWRRLSALKRLYKETSDPKFAHVRAMVITPETAQDAYVAMVEENEIRVNLSHYERARIAVRAMKEDIYPTQRAALQGLFANAARSKRSKIGTFIMLVEAFDAVLWFPSAISEKLGLALAREMVRDPGFGDAVKARLKDSPRDTAGAEMRILAALLAERQAPPAPPADPAPPARPRLRSTTDRPAANERIVTRVTAGIEMRFTPDQGRIELIGDGISEHLAEALQDWLRSH, translated from the coding sequence ATGGCAAAACGCAAGCGACTGACCCCCGCACGCAATGATTTTCTGGGGGGATCCCCGAGCGGTCCCGTTGATGGGATGCGCGCTCCGGAAACCAAATCCATGCCGCTTGGGGCGGCGCCCATTGCGCAGGTGGCAGGCGAGGCTTCGGCGGCGGCTGCGCTCGAAGAGGTCAGCCAGGCCCTGGCCTCGGCCCGGGCCGAGGGGCGGATGATCGAACTGCTGCCGCTCGACGTGATCGACGAACGCTATCTTGTGCGCGACCGTCTGGAGCAGGACGAAGAGGAAATGACCGCGCTGATGGACAGCCTGCGGGCGCGGGGCCAGCAGATGCCGGTCGAAGTCGAACGCCTGTCGGATCCGGCTGGGGGGCGCACCCATGGTCTGATTTCCGGCTGGCGCCGCTTGAGCGCGCTCAAGCGACTCTACAAAGAGACCTCAGACCCTAAATTTGCCCATGTCCGTGCCATGGTCATCACCCCGGAAACGGCCCAGGACGCCTATGTCGCGATGGTCGAAGAGAATGAGATCCGGGTCAATCTCAGCCATTATGAACGCGCGCGCATTGCGGTTCGGGCGATGAAGGAAGACATCTATCCGACTCAGCGGGCGGCCTTGCAGGGGTTGTTTGCCAATGCGGCGCGCTCCAAACGCTCCAAGATCGGCACCTTTATCATGCTGGTCGAAGCCTTTGACGCGGTCCTGTGGTTTCCCTCGGCGATCTCGGAGAAGCTGGGCCTGGCGCTGGCGCGCGAGATGGTGCGTGATCCCGGGTTTGGCGATGCGGTCAAGGCGCGGCTCAAGGACAGCCCGCGCGACACCGCCGGGGCCGAGATGCGCATTCTTGCCGCGCTTTTGGCCGAACGCCAGGCTCCCCCTGCCCCGCCGGCCGATCCGGCCCCCCCGGCGCGCCCGCGTCTGCGGTCAACCACGGATCGACCCGCGGCAAATGAGCGGATTGTCACCCGCGTGACCGCAGGGATCGAAATGCGGTTCACCCCGGATCAGGGGCGGATTGAGCTGATCGGGGATGGTATTTCCGAACATCTGGCCGAGGCTCTGCAGGATTGGCTGCGGAGCCACTGA
- a CDS encoding polysaccharide biosynthesis protein codes for MFRLISALTRKQKSYVFLAIDLVLIPVALLFTYTMQSLPTMPLETLALTFPILPYLMAVTAALSLRLGLPHVQLIAYERHAVGLTAVLAVLTAAAAAFLMGVSGISLPLGTHVMFAISYFLFMVAMRAVLAQVVQAIYRRAQPRRRVLIYGAGTTGTQLAQALKTHERIDPVAFVDDNTSLQNLTLMGLSVFPPARISEIAKARNINRVLLAMPSQSQPKQAQIIKRLQKMGLEVQALPSFAQLIGEEALVDKLTPVAPQNFLGRTAHTVALEADCDSYAGRAVLISGAGGSIGSELCRQVLACRPAKLVLYELSELALYLVHQELEQLAEGTGVEVVPVLGSVTDPRQVRKALTDHGVQVVLHAAAYKHVPLVEANPLAGLSNNVFGTQTLAREAADLGVERFILISSDKAVRPANVMGASKRLAELVVQDLATRYGDTIFAMVRFGNVLGSSGSVVPLFQDQVSRGGPVTVTDPRVKRYFMTISEAVQLVLKAGSEARGGEMFVLDMGEPVPIMQLARQVIQRAGYTVRDADTPDGDIEIEVIGLRPGEKMEEELTLSQDLIGTRHQKIFCAQEDMLSEIEMAAVLRGLREAMADSDDKAALEVVTRWVEGYCVWQDNRVSL; via the coding sequence ATGTTTAGATTGATCAGCGCGCTCACCCGAAAGCAAAAGAGCTATGTTTTTCTCGCGATCGACCTGGTGTTGATCCCGGTGGCCTTGCTGTTCACCTATACGATGCAGTCCCTGCCGACGATGCCGTTGGAAACGCTGGCGCTGACATTCCCGATCCTGCCGTATCTGATGGCGGTGACGGCGGCGCTGTCCCTGCGGCTGGGGCTGCCACATGTGCAACTGATCGCCTATGAACGCCATGCTGTGGGGCTGACGGCGGTTCTGGCCGTGCTGACCGCCGCCGCCGCTGCGTTTCTGATGGGGGTGAGCGGCATCAGCCTGCCGCTGGGAACCCATGTGATGTTCGCCATCAGCTATTTCCTGTTCATGGTGGCAATGCGGGCGGTGCTGGCGCAGGTGGTTCAGGCGATCTATCGCCGGGCACAGCCGCGTCGTCGGGTGCTGATCTATGGGGCCGGGACCACCGGAACCCAATTGGCCCAGGCGCTGAAAACCCACGAACGGATCGATCCGGTGGCGTTTGTGGACGACAATACATCGCTGCAGAATCTGACGCTGATGGGGCTGTCGGTGTTTCCACCGGCGCGCATTTCCGAAATTGCCAAGGCCCGCAACATCAACCGGGTTCTGTTGGCCATGCCCTCCCAAAGCCAGCCAAAGCAGGCCCAGATCATCAAACGGCTTCAGAAGATGGGGCTCGAGGTGCAGGCCCTGCCCAGCTTTGCCCAGCTGATTGGCGAAGAGGCGCTGGTGGACAAGCTGACACCGGTGGCCCCGCAGAATTTCCTGGGCCGGACCGCGCATACCGTGGCGCTGGAGGCCGATTGCGACAGCTATGCCGGACGGGCGGTGCTGATCTCGGGGGCCGGCGGGTCGATCGGATCGGAACTGTGCCGTCAGGTGCTGGCCTGTCGCCCGGCCAAACTGGTGCTGTATGAGCTGAGCGAACTGGCGCTGTATCTGGTGCATCAGGAACTGGAACAGCTGGCCGAGGGCACCGGAGTCGAAGTGGTGCCGGTGCTGGGGTCGGTGACGGATCCGCGTCAGGTGCGCAAGGCGCTGACCGATCACGGGGTGCAGGTGGTGCTGCATGCGGCGGCCTATAAACATGTGCCGCTGGTCGAGGCCAATCCGTTGGCGGGGCTGTCCAACAATGTGTTCGGCACCCAGACGCTGGCGCGCGAGGCGGCGGATCTGGGCGTGGAGCGGTTCATTCTGATTTCGTCCGACAAGGCGGTGCGCCCGGCCAATGTGATGGGCGCCAGCAAGCGGCTGGCCGAACTGGTGGTCCAGGATCTGGCCACCCGCTATGGCGACACGATCTTTGCCATGGTGCGCTTTGGCAATGTTCTGGGGTCGTCGGGATCCGTGGTGCCCCTGTTTCAGGACCAGGTCAGCCGGGGCGGACCGGTCACAGTGACCGACCCGCGGGTGAAACGGTATTTCATGACCATCAGCGAAGCGGTGCAGCTGGTGCTCAAGGCCGGATCCGAGGCCCGGGGCGGCGAGATGTTCGTGCTGGACATGGGCGAACCGGTGCCGATCATGCAACTGGCCCGGCAGGTGATCCAGCGGGCCGGGTATACGGTGCGCGACGCGGATACGCCGGATGGCGATATCGAGATCGAAGTCATCGGTCTGCGCCCGGGCGAAAAGATGGAAGAAGAGCTGACCCTGAGCCAGGATCTGATCGGGACGCGCCATCAGAAAATCTTCTGTGCGCAGGAAGACATGCTGAGCGAGATCGAAATGGCGGCGGTGCTGCGCGGTCTGCGCGAAGCCATGGCCGACAGTGACGACAAGGCCGCGTTGGAAGTGGTGACGCGCTGGGTCGAAGGCTATTGTGTCTGGCAGGACAATCGCGTCAGCCTGTAA
- the rfbC gene encoding dTDP-4-dehydrorhamnose 3,5-epimerase has product MQIQETSLPGVKVLTPNRFGDARGFFSESWNKRLLHDHGIDLEFVQDNHSMSAQTGTIRGLHFQAPPHAQDKLVRCGQGALFDVAVDIRKGSPTYGHWYGEELTAENGKQLLVPAGFLHGFVTRAPDTEILYKCTDYYAPDCDGAVRWDSCGIDWGIDPAQGGDPVLSGKDAVAPALADFDSPFVWEG; this is encoded by the coding sequence ATGCAGATACAAGAAACGTCCCTTCCCGGTGTGAAGGTTCTGACCCCCAATCGGTTTGGCGATGCGCGCGGATTTTTCAGCGAAAGCTGGAACAAACGGCTTCTGCACGACCATGGTATCGATCTGGAGTTCGTACAGGACAATCATTCGATGTCGGCCCAGACGGGCACCATCCGTGGTCTGCATTTCCAGGCCCCGCCCCACGCCCAGGACAAGCTGGTGCGCTGTGGCCAGGGGGCGCTGTTTGACGTGGCGGTCGACATCCGCAAGGGCAGCCCCACCTATGGCCATTGGTATGGCGAAGAGCTGACAGCAGAAAACGGCAAGCAGCTGCTGGTGCCCGCCGGGTTTCTGCACGGCTTTGTGACCCGCGCACCCGATACCGAGATCCTGTATAAATGCACCGATTATTACGCGCCCGACTGTGACGGGGCCGTCCGCTGGGACAGCTGCGGGATCGACTGGGGGATCGACCCAGCGCAGGGGGGCGATCCGGTGCTCTCGGGCAAGGATGCGGTGGCCCCCGCCCTGGCCGATTTCGACAGCCCGTTTGTCTGGGAAGGATAA
- the rfbB gene encoding dTDP-glucose 4,6-dehydratase, whose protein sequence is MKLLVTGGAGFIGSAVVRQAIRDGHQVVNLDALTYAACLDNVASVADSPNYVFVQADIRDRAALDRVFGEHSPDAVMHLAAESHVDRSIDGPGDFIETNITGTYNMLEAARSYWMQAGRPETFRFHHISTDEVYGSLPSDPDVLFTEDTAYDPRSPYSASKASSDHLVRAWAETYGLPVVLTNCSNNYGPYHFPEKLIPVIILNALAGRDLPIYGDGSNIRDWLFVEDHADALLTVVQKGALGRTYNIGGENERTNLALVETLCGILDEKRPRADGASYRAQITFVTDRPGHDARYAIDPTRIRTELGWRPSVTVEEGLARTVQWYLDNENWWRALQDRAGVGERLGVKA, encoded by the coding sequence ATGAAACTGCTTGTCACCGGGGGGGCGGGATTCATCGGATCCGCCGTTGTGCGCCAGGCCATTCGGGACGGACATCAGGTGGTCAATCTCGATGCGCTCACCTATGCCGCCTGTCTGGACAATGTGGCCAGCGTCGCGGACAGCCCGAATTACGTGTTCGTGCAGGCCGACATCCGCGATCGGGCGGCGCTGGACCGGGTTTTTGGCGAACACAGCCCGGATGCGGTGATGCATCTGGCCGCGGAATCCCATGTGGACCGGTCGATCGACGGCCCCGGCGATTTCATCGAAACCAATATCACCGGCACCTACAACATGCTCGAGGCGGCGCGCAGCTATTGGATGCAGGCAGGCAGGCCGGAGACGTTCCGTTTCCATCACATCTCGACCGACGAGGTCTATGGCTCGCTGCCCAGCGACCCCGACGTGCTGTTCACCGAAGACACCGCCTATGACCCGCGTTCGCCCTATTCGGCGTCCAAGGCCAGCTCGGACCATCTGGTGCGCGCCTGGGCCGAGACCTATGGGCTGCCGGTGGTGCTGACCAATTGTTCGAACAATTACGGCCCCTATCATTTCCCCGAAAAGCTGATCCCGGTGATCATCCTGAACGCGCTGGCGGGCAGGGATCTGCCGATCTATGGCGATGGGTCCAACATCCGCGACTGGCTGTTTGTCGAGGATCATGCCGATGCGCTGCTGACCGTGGTGCAGAAGGGCGCGCTGGGGCGGACGTATAACATCGGTGGCGAAAATGAACGCACCAACCTCGCGCTGGTGGAGACGCTGTGCGGTATTCTGGATGAAAAACGTCCGCGGGCCGATGGCGCCTCCTATCGGGCGCAGATCACCTTTGTCACCGACCGGCCCGGCCATGATGCGCGCTATGCCATCGACCCGACCCGGATCCGGACCGAACTGGGCTGGCGGCCCAGTGTCACGGTCGAAGAGGGGCTGGCGCGCACCGTGCAATGGTATCTGGACAATGAAAACTGGTGGCGGGCGCTGCAGGACCGCGCCGGCGTGGGCGAACGTCTGGGAGTGAAAGCATGA
- a CDS encoding YjbH domain-containing protein, producing MALAICAVWGATALAQDQAVPGSTASESALDTTTLHGVTREPAFRTLPVPTLNFYGVPGLIDMPSADMLPEGQFTTTVSYFGGQGRYTLTFQPTPWMSASFRYNSIQNWNLVGFPTYYDRGFDVRFRLAEENHWRPGIVLGLQDFAGTGIYAGEYVVATKNFETPSLGASRLPGRLQVTTGIGWGRLGSYGSFGGFGTRPAFNPANTGGQLSYDQWFRGPMALFGGVEWHANDRLSFKLEYSSDDYVTETQTTSVFVKKSPVNFGVEYQVSPRTRLGAYYLYGSELGVNAQIQLNPKHPPTPMTISAPQPVTARPDRASNPEAWSTAWSEGRPAPLLRSLLQPILKKDGLILESLDVAADRVELRFRNTRYKSNAVAVGRAARALSRVMPPSVETFDLVLVSQGLSLSRVTMRRSDLEALEFDPEAPDAMHAVVGFGAAGPAAETAVPGRDLYPDFSWSLTPYFAPAYFDPQQPVRIDVGVDAGATFKPAPGWVIAGRLRQRIAGNLKDGRVSTSALPPVRTDQALYAQYGTTLNNLYVARYWQPREDFYARVSAGYFEYGYGGLSSELLWKPVNSLLALGVEANYALKRDYDQRLGFQDYRVLTGHVSAYMDFNNGFHGQIDAGRYLAGDVGATFGLDRVFKNGWSVGAFFTLTNVSAAEFGEGSFDKGIRFSMPLGWFLGKPSRKSMGTVIRPIQRDGGARVHVPGRLYGQVRQAHQKALTDQWAGFWQ from the coding sequence ATGGCCCTGGCAATATGTGCTGTATGGGGCGCAACCGCGCTGGCACAGGATCAGGCGGTGCCCGGTTCCACAGCATCCGAATCCGCACTCGACACCACAACGCTGCACGGCGTGACCCGGGAACCGGCGTTCCGGACCCTCCCGGTTCCGACGCTGAACTTTTACGGGGTGCCGGGGCTGATCGACATGCCGAGCGCCGACATGCTGCCCGAGGGGCAGTTCACCACGACAGTGTCCTATTTCGGTGGCCAGGGGCGTTATACGCTGACCTTTCAGCCGACGCCCTGGATGTCGGCCAGCTTTCGCTACAATTCGATCCAGAACTGGAACCTTGTCGGGTTCCCCACCTATTACGACCGCGGGTTTGATGTGCGGTTCCGGCTGGCCGAGGAAAATCACTGGCGCCCCGGGATTGTTCTGGGACTGCAGGATTTCGCGGGCACCGGGATCTATGCCGGGGAATATGTCGTCGCCACCAAGAATTTCGAAACACCGTCCCTGGGGGCGTCGCGCCTGCCCGGGCGTCTGCAGGTGACCACCGGGATCGGTTGGGGGCGGCTGGGATCGTATGGATCCTTTGGCGGCTTTGGCACTCGACCGGCCTTTAACCCCGCCAATACCGGGGGGCAGCTGTCCTATGATCAATGGTTCCGCGGGCCCATGGCGCTGTTTGGCGGGGTAGAATGGCACGCCAATGACCGCCTGTCCTTCAAACTGGAATATTCCTCGGACGATTATGTGACCGAGACCCAGACCACATCGGTGTTCGTCAAGAAATCCCCGGTCAACTTCGGGGTCGAATATCAGGTCAGCCCGCGCACCCGGTTGGGGGCCTATTACCTGTATGGATCCGAATTGGGTGTGAATGCGCAGATCCAGCTCAATCCAAAACATCCCCCCACGCCGATGACAATTTCCGCGCCTCAGCCGGTGACGGCCCGTCCCGATCGGGCCAGCAACCCCGAAGCCTGGAGCACGGCCTGGTCCGAGGGCCGCCCGGCCCCGCTGCTGCGGTCGCTGCTGCAACCGATCCTCAAGAAGGACGGCCTGATTCTGGAAAGCCTGGATGTGGCGGCGGATCGTGTCGAACTGCGGTTCCGCAACACCCGCTACAAGTCGAATGCCGTGGCGGTGGGCCGCGCGGCGCGGGCCCTGTCGCGGGTGATGCCGCCATCGGTCGAGACCTTTGACCTGGTGCTGGTGTCCCAGGGGCTGAGCCTGTCGCGGGTCACGATGCGGCGATCGGATCTGGAGGCGCTGGAGTTTGATCCCGAAGCGCCCGATGCGATGCATGCGGTGGTCGGGTTCGGGGCTGCGGGTCCGGCTGCGGAGACGGCGGTGCCGGGGCGGGATCTGTATCCCGACTTCAGCTGGTCGCTCACCCCGTATTTTGCACCCGCCTATTTCGACCCGCAACAGCCGGTCCGGATTGATGTCGGGGTTGATGCGGGCGCCACCTTTAAACCGGCACCGGGCTGGGTGATTGCGGGGCGTCTGCGGCAGCGGATTGCCGGCAATCTCAAGGACGGGCGGGTGTCGACATCGGCCTTGCCGCCGGTGCGCACCGATCAGGCGCTGTATGCGCAATATGGCACCACGCTCAACAATCTGTATGTCGCCCGCTATTGGCAGCCGCGCGAGGATTTTTATGCACGGGTGAGTGCGGGCTATTTCGAATATGGCTATGGCGGCCTGTCGAGCGAACTGCTGTGGAAACCGGTCAACAGCCTGCTGGCGCTGGGGGTCGAGGCCAATTACGCGCTCAAGCGCGATTATGACCAACGGCTGGGGTTCCAGGACTACCGGGTTCTGACCGGGCATGTGTCGGCCTATATGGATTTCAACAACGGCTTTCACGGCCAGATCGACGCGGGTCGCTATCTGGCCGGAGACGTGGGGGCCACATTCGGTCTGGACCGGGTGTTCAAGAATGGCTGGTCGGTCGGGGCCTTTTTCACCCTGACCAATGTGTCGGCGGCCGAATTCGGGGAAGGCTCCTTTGACAAGGGGATCCGGTTCTCGATGCCGTTGGGCTGGTTCCTGGGCAAACCCAGCCGCAAGAGCATGGGCACGGTGATCCGGCCGATCCAGCGCGATGGTGGCGCGCGGGTACATGTGCCGGGCCGGCTGTATGGACAGGTGCGCCAGGCGCATCAAAAGGCATTGACCGATCAATGGGCGGGGTTCTGGCAATGA